From one Amycolatopsis sp. FDAARGOS 1241 genomic stretch:
- a CDS encoding LuxR C-terminal-related transcriptional regulator, whose amino-acid sequence MVLAEAFGDVETARWLEPAVRDDSLAMSGGAGIFCSDCGTSWQARLAVLLGELDDAARLFGEAIATDVRVGARPFVVQNRLRLAQVLAQLGEPGRARSLARQALEEARRLVMPGPAGAAESLLAKLTDAGPLTPREREIAALVADGLANRAIAGQLVLSERTVESHVRSILAKLGLANRTEIAAWTHRGGGG is encoded by the coding sequence GTGGTGCTGGCCGAGGCGTTCGGCGACGTCGAGACCGCGCGCTGGCTCGAGCCGGCGGTGCGCGACGACTCACTCGCCATGTCCGGCGGCGCCGGCATCTTCTGCTCCGACTGCGGCACGAGCTGGCAGGCCCGGCTCGCCGTGCTCCTCGGCGAGCTTGACGACGCCGCGCGGCTGTTCGGAGAGGCCATCGCGACGGACGTGCGGGTCGGCGCGCGGCCGTTCGTCGTGCAGAACCGGCTGCGGCTGGCGCAGGTGCTCGCACAGCTGGGCGAGCCGGGCCGGGCGCGGTCGCTCGCGCGGCAAGCCCTCGAAGAAGCCCGCAGGCTCGTGATGCCGGGCCCCGCGGGTGCCGCCGAGTCGCTGCTGGCGAAGCTGACCGACGCCGGCCCGCTGACCCCGCGGGAACGCGAGATCGCCGCCCTGGTGGCCGACGGGCTCGCCAACCGCGCGATCGCCGGGCAGCTCGTGCTCTCGGAGCGCACGGTGGAGAGCCACGTCCGCAGCATCCTCGCCAAGCTCGGCCTGGCGAATCGCACGGAGATCGCCGCCTGGACCCACCGCGGCGGTGGTGGGTAA
- a CDS encoding AAA family ATPase, which produces MSGTEPFVGRAGALADLRGRFAAGAAGTGALVLLGGPAGIGKTTLAGAATEGLSTVWGRCVDDPGAPPLWPWRRVLAALPEVAAEVTRALGELDEHAGTDLVAARFRFVATAADALVAAAEPAGLVVVLEDLHWADEASLRLLRHLAGELRRSRLVVLATYRDTGAALDAALPGLLGGPATHAVTVTPLAEPDVRRYLTEVAGAAVGDREVRDVLHRSGGNPLYLRAVARSAGSGGGQAELRHLVRTSLAGLAPQTRQLVEVAAVRGEEVDAAVVADVTGRPVAEVVPLLDDVVRAGVLVPVAPGRRRFAHAVVRDGAYEDLDQGVREAWHAKAAAALTPRAECDAAHAGVVVSHWLRAAADPESLARAADWAVSAAREATRTLAFAEAARFLTFAVDAVRRAGRTDGLAGLLLDLARAEYRSGSFALALDHAELAARRASGPGTDAEAALVVQDLSAPEFLPRLGKLARTALAGDVPDAVRVRLLAQAASVAADGGNTGDAPERADEALALAGRTGDDEVLLDAVRARFKILPIELPLEERLRLGSLAVRLGERQPLSALRGHKWRIDAALEPGRWRWSTRRSRPSRRSRRRPGCRWCAGTTCGCERRCSRSAAPSPKRVSSTGRRPGSRGRTWPTTARPPGCRPRSPFSSRS; this is translated from the coding sequence GTGAGTGGCACGGAGCCGTTCGTCGGCCGGGCCGGGGCGCTCGCCGACCTGCGCGGCCGGTTCGCGGCCGGCGCCGCGGGCACGGGCGCGCTCGTGCTGCTCGGCGGGCCCGCCGGTATCGGCAAGACGACGCTCGCCGGAGCCGCGACCGAAGGTCTGTCCACGGTCTGGGGCCGCTGCGTCGACGACCCCGGCGCGCCGCCGTTGTGGCCGTGGCGCCGCGTGCTCGCCGCGCTGCCCGAGGTGGCCGCCGAGGTCACGCGGGCCCTCGGTGAGCTGGACGAACACGCCGGTACCGACCTCGTCGCCGCGCGGTTCCGGTTCGTCGCCACGGCGGCCGACGCCCTCGTCGCGGCCGCCGAACCCGCCGGGCTCGTCGTGGTGCTCGAGGACCTGCACTGGGCCGACGAAGCGTCGCTGCGGCTGCTGCGCCACCTCGCAGGCGAGCTGCGCCGCTCGCGGCTCGTGGTGCTCGCGACCTACCGCGACACCGGCGCGGCCCTCGACGCTGCGCTGCCCGGCCTGCTCGGCGGCCCCGCCACCCACGCCGTGACCGTCACGCCGCTGGCCGAACCCGACGTGCGCCGGTACCTCACCGAGGTGGCGGGCGCGGCCGTCGGCGACCGCGAAGTGCGCGATGTGCTGCACCGCTCCGGCGGCAACCCGCTGTACCTGCGCGCGGTCGCCCGCTCGGCCGGGTCCGGCGGCGGGCAGGCCGAGCTGCGCCACCTCGTGCGCACGTCCCTGGCCGGGCTTGCGCCGCAGACCCGGCAGCTGGTCGAGGTCGCGGCGGTGCGGGGGGAGGAGGTGGACGCGGCGGTGGTCGCCGACGTCACGGGCCGGCCGGTCGCCGAGGTCGTGCCGCTGCTGGACGATGTGGTGCGGGCCGGCGTGCTCGTGCCGGTCGCGCCCGGCCGTCGCCGCTTCGCGCACGCGGTGGTGCGCGACGGTGCGTACGAAGACCTGGACCAGGGCGTGCGGGAAGCCTGGCACGCCAAGGCCGCCGCGGCCCTCACCCCGCGCGCCGAGTGCGACGCGGCGCACGCCGGCGTGGTCGTCTCCCACTGGCTGCGCGCGGCGGCCGATCCGGAGTCCCTCGCGCGCGCGGCCGACTGGGCGGTGAGCGCCGCGCGGGAAGCGACGCGGACGCTCGCGTTCGCCGAAGCCGCGCGCTTCCTGACGTTCGCCGTCGACGCGGTGCGGCGCGCCGGCCGCACCGACGGGCTCGCCGGGTTGCTCCTGGACCTGGCGAGGGCCGAGTACCGCTCGGGCAGCTTCGCCCTCGCGCTCGACCACGCCGAGCTGGCGGCCAGGCGCGCGTCCGGCCCCGGGACGGACGCGGAGGCCGCGCTCGTCGTGCAGGACCTCTCGGCGCCCGAGTTTCTGCCGCGCCTGGGAAAGCTCGCCCGAACCGCGCTCGCGGGCGACGTGCCGGACGCCGTGCGCGTCCGGCTGCTCGCGCAGGCGGCCTCCGTAGCCGCAGACGGCGGCAACACCGGCGATGCCCCCGAGCGAGCCGACGAGGCCCTCGCGCTGGCCGGGCGCACGGGTGACGACGAGGTGCTGCTCGACGCCGTCCGCGCGCGGTTCAAGATCCTGCCGATCGAGCTGCCGCTCGAAGAACGGCTGCGGCTGGGCTCGCTGGCCGTGCGGCTCGGCGAGCGGCAGCCGCTTTCCGCGCTGCGGGGCCACAAGTGGCGCATCGACGCCGCGCTCGAACCGGGGCGATGGCGGTGGTCGACCAGGAGGTCGCGGCCGTCACGGCGCTCGCGGCGACGACCCGGCTGCCGTTGGTGCGCTGGCACGACCTGCGGCTGCGAACGTCGGTGCTCGCGTTCCGCGGCGCCTTCGCCGAAGCGCGTGAGCTCAACCGGCAGGCGGCCCGGGTCGCGCGGACGGACCTGGCCGACGACCGCTCGGCCGCCGGGATGTCGTCCGCGTTCACCCTTCAGCTCGCGCTCGTGA
- a CDS encoding YceI family protein, with translation MSTPTTTRLRPGTWTVRTGWTSAAFTVRKLGFHLVHGTIPVRAATVHVNSAGTPATVRAELDLTAIRTGITRRDRDLQSATWLGCSANRLMTFTAADIRTTPDGWEAHGLVALRGTSCPLTLTVTRPGAPTRASVRVQAHATLDRAPLGMRAPRAVVGRYVEITIDAVLVAPPAG, from the coding sequence ATGAGCACGCCCACCACCACCCGCCTGCGTCCCGGCACCTGGACCGTCCGCACCGGATGGACATCGGCCGCGTTCACCGTGCGCAAGCTCGGTTTCCACCTCGTGCACGGTACGATCCCCGTTCGGGCCGCGACGGTGCACGTGAACTCCGCCGGCACGCCGGCCACCGTGCGGGCCGAACTCGACCTGACGGCCATCCGCACCGGCATCACCCGCCGCGACCGCGACCTGCAGAGCGCCACCTGGCTCGGCTGCTCCGCGAACCGTCTGATGACCTTCACCGCCGCCGACATCCGGACCACGCCCGACGGCTGGGAGGCCCACGGCCTCGTGGCCCTTCGCGGCACCTCGTGCCCGCTCACGCTCACCGTCACTCGCCCCGGCGCCCCCACCCGCGCCTCCGTTCGCGTCCAGGCTCACGCCACGCTCGACCGGGCGCCGCTCGGCATGCGCGCACCACGCGCAGTGGTGGGCCGCTACGTGGAGATCACCATCGACGCGGTGCTCGTCGCACCCCCTGCCGGCTGA
- a CDS encoding MarR family winged helix-turn-helix transcriptional regulator, protein MAEIDLGEDPLKLDRQVCFALSVASRSVIAVYRPLLEPYGLTHPQYLVMLALWEKAPRSVKDLGAALRHEPATLSPLLKRLEAIGYVTRGRSRSDERVLTVELTEKGRELRAEAEKIPYRVVETLGMEVSELESLHAALGRVIEATA, encoded by the coding sequence GTGGCAGAGATCGACCTGGGTGAGGACCCGCTCAAGCTCGACCGCCAGGTGTGCTTCGCGCTGTCGGTCGCCTCGCGCAGCGTCATCGCGGTCTACCGCCCGCTGCTCGAGCCGTACGGGCTGACTCACCCGCAGTACCTCGTGATGCTCGCCCTGTGGGAGAAGGCCCCGAGGTCGGTGAAGGACCTTGGGGCAGCGCTGCGCCACGAACCCGCCACGCTGTCCCCGCTGCTGAAGCGGCTGGAAGCCATCGGTTACGTCACACGCGGCCGCAGCCGTTCCGACGAGCGGGTGCTGACCGTCGAGCTGACCGAAAAGGGCCGTGAGCTGCGCGCCGAAGCCGAGAAGATCCCGTACCGCGTGGTCGAAACGCTGGGTATGGAGGTGTCCGAACTGGAGTCCCTCCACGCCGCCCTGGGCCGCGTGATCGAGGCGACCGCCTGA
- a CDS encoding DUF5313 domain-containing protein, with protein MDRPGVFRWFWYAVGGRLPERYHDWILHDTTSKHWKARHVVRSSVGLIPLCLVWLLLPGPIALRLAIVLMAALVAYFYSSVYMEESIEHRLARNGFPPGTGKRIRREAAEAADAEAKARYIAIYRQNTGEQSTTTSETTPPHGSN; from the coding sequence ATGGATCGTCCCGGGGTGTTCCGCTGGTTCTGGTACGCGGTGGGCGGCCGGCTGCCCGAGCGTTACCACGACTGGATCCTGCACGACACGACGTCGAAGCACTGGAAAGCGCGGCACGTGGTCCGCAGCTCGGTGGGCCTGATCCCGCTGTGCCTGGTGTGGCTGCTGCTGCCGGGGCCGATCGCGCTGCGCCTGGCGATCGTCCTGATGGCGGCGCTCGTCGCGTACTTCTACTCGAGCGTGTACATGGAGGAGAGCATCGAGCACCGGCTCGCGCGCAACGGCTTCCCGCCCGGCACCGGCAAGCGCATCCGCCGCGAGGCCGCCGAAGCCGCCGATGCCGAGGCGAAGGCCCGCTACATCGCAATCTACCGCCAGAACACGGGCGAGCAGAGCACGACCACTTCCGAAACCACGCCGCCCCACGGCTCGAACTGA
- a CDS encoding RluA family pseudouridine synthase has translation MRRKLRGPLPQRHGLDPARLRLPDEGWWGTLLEHLVERLPRLDPSRIEEMLREERIHNLNGPLAVDAAFEPGTFIWFHRDLPDEVPVPFDVTVVHRDEHLLVVDKPHFLATIPRGRHVLETALVRLRRDLDLPQLSPAHRLDRVTAGLVMFVITPDVRGKYQTMFRDRRVQKEYEAIAPHDPSLQLPRTVRSRIVKERGVLAAQEVDGPPNAETRVELVEHRDGLGRYRLVPATGRTHQLRVHLSGLGVPILGDDFYPVLNEKPLDDFTKPLQLLAKELEFDDPVTGEHRKFTSGRRLTAWDSLDEWATPRSTVPFVTNPTTVTAKTVGT, from the coding sequence ATGAGACGCAAGCTTCGCGGTCCGCTGCCGCAGCGGCACGGCCTGGACCCGGCGCGGCTGAGGCTGCCCGACGAGGGATGGTGGGGAACGCTGCTCGAGCACCTCGTCGAGCGGCTCCCCCGGCTGGACCCCTCGCGCATCGAGGAGATGCTGCGCGAGGAGCGCATCCACAACCTGAACGGACCGCTGGCCGTGGACGCCGCGTTCGAGCCCGGCACGTTCATCTGGTTCCACCGCGACCTGCCCGACGAGGTGCCGGTGCCGTTCGACGTCACCGTCGTGCACCGCGACGAGCACCTCCTGGTGGTCGACAAACCCCATTTTCTGGCAACAATCCCACGCGGCCGGCACGTGCTGGAAACAGCGCTTGTTCGGCTGCGCCGCGACCTCGACCTCCCACAGCTGTCCCCCGCGCACCGGCTCGACCGCGTCACCGCGGGGCTGGTGATGTTCGTGATCACACCCGACGTGCGCGGGAAGTACCAGACGATGTTCCGCGATCGACGCGTGCAGAAAGAATACGAAGCGATCGCACCGCACGATCCCTCCCTCCAACTGCCAAGAACGGTCCGAAGCCGGATCGTCAAGGAACGCGGAGTCCTTGCCGCACAAGAAGTCGACGGACCACCGAACGCGGAAACCCGCGTCGAGCTCGTGGAGCACCGCGACGGTCTCGGCCGCTACCGCCTGGTGCCCGCCACCGGCCGAACGCACCAGCTGCGCGTGCACCTGAGCGGCCTGGGCGTCCCTATTCTCGGCGACGACTTCTACCCGGTGCTCAACGAAAAACCGCTCGACGACTTCACGAAACCTTTGCAGCTGCTGGCGAAGGAGCTCGAGTTCGACGACCCGGTCACCGGCGAACACCGAAAGTTCACGAGCGGACGACGCCTCACCGCGTGGGATTCCCTCGACGAGTGGGCGACGCCCCGCAGTACAGTGCCGTTCGTCACCAATCCGACCACAGTGACGGCGAAAACCGTTGGCACTTAA
- a CDS encoding helix-turn-helix domain-containing protein, protein MRDVEVIEDPAAAAVALEPVRARLLAELAEPASAAALATRLGLTRQKINYHLRALESHGLVEPAGERRWGGLTERLFTATAASYQVSPAALGEAGTPAVEPDRLSSGYLLAIAGRTVREVAGLIRRATDAGKPLPTLALDTEIAFRSARERAAFTDELTTAVTDLVSRYHDETAPGARTHRLVVSAHPKPAAPPATRAG, encoded by the coding sequence ATGCGGGACGTCGAAGTGATCGAGGACCCGGCCGCCGCGGCGGTCGCGCTGGAGCCGGTTCGCGCGCGCCTGCTGGCGGAGCTGGCCGAACCGGCGTCGGCGGCCGCGCTCGCCACGCGCCTCGGGCTCACCCGGCAGAAGATCAACTACCACTTGCGCGCCCTCGAGTCGCACGGCCTCGTCGAGCCCGCGGGCGAACGCCGCTGGGGCGGGCTGACCGAGCGCCTGTTCACCGCGACGGCCGCGTCGTACCAGGTCTCCCCCGCCGCACTCGGCGAAGCCGGCACGCCGGCGGTCGAGCCCGATCGCCTGTCGTCCGGGTACCTGCTCGCGATCGCGGGCCGGACCGTGCGCGAGGTCGCCGGGCTGATACGCCGCGCCACCGACGCCGGGAAACCGTTGCCGACGCTGGCTCTGGACACCGAGATCGCGTTCCGCTCGGCGCGCGAGCGGGCGGCGTTCACCGACGAACTCACCACGGCGGTGACCGACCTCGTGTCCCGCTACCACGACGAAACGGCACCGGGTGCGCGAACCCACCGGCTGGTGGTGTCCGCACACCCGAAACCCGCGGCTCCGCCTGCTACGCGGGCTGGATGA
- a CDS encoding alcohol dehydrogenase catalytic domain-containing protein, whose product MKALVYHGPGSKAWEDVPDATVKEVTDVVVKVDTTTICGTDLHILHGDVPAVTDGRILGHEAVGTVTAVGDAVGSFKVGDRVLVPAVTRCGRCDYCQRGMPSHCRTVGGVGWIFGHLIDGTQAEYVRVPFADTSLYHVPAEVTDEQAIFLADSLPTGYEVGVLAGQVRPGDTVAVVGAGAVGLAAILTTGLWGASKVIAVDANKFRLEKALEFGATDTVAAGPDTVAEVLGHTDGLGVDVAIEAVGFPETLQTTAALVRPGGHVANIGVHGAGVELPMQDLWIRNITITMGLVDTVSIPTLLKMVASGRIPAEKMGTHTFTFGQLDQAYDVFGNAADHQALKVIIQPA is encoded by the coding sequence ATGAAGGCGCTGGTCTATCACGGTCCCGGAAGCAAGGCGTGGGAAGACGTTCCCGACGCAACCGTCAAAGAGGTGACCGACGTCGTGGTGAAGGTCGACACAACCACGATCTGCGGCACCGACCTGCACATCCTCCACGGCGACGTCCCCGCGGTCACCGACGGCCGCATCCTCGGGCACGAAGCCGTCGGCACCGTCACGGCGGTCGGCGACGCGGTGGGCAGCTTCAAGGTCGGCGACCGCGTGCTCGTCCCGGCCGTCACGCGGTGCGGGCGCTGCGACTACTGCCAGCGCGGCATGCCTTCGCACTGCCGCACGGTCGGCGGTGTGGGCTGGATCTTCGGGCACCTCATCGACGGCACGCAGGCCGAGTACGTCCGCGTGCCCTTCGCCGATACCTCGCTCTACCACGTGCCGGCCGAGGTCACCGACGAGCAGGCCATCTTCCTCGCCGACTCCCTGCCCACCGGCTACGAGGTCGGCGTGCTCGCCGGCCAGGTCCGCCCCGGCGACACCGTCGCCGTCGTGGGGGCCGGCGCGGTCGGCCTCGCCGCGATCCTCACCACCGGCCTGTGGGGTGCGTCGAAGGTGATCGCCGTCGACGCCAACAAGTTCCGCCTCGAGAAGGCCCTCGAGTTCGGCGCGACGGACACGGTCGCCGCCGGACCCGACACCGTCGCGGAGGTCCTCGGGCACACCGACGGCCTCGGCGTCGACGTCGCCATCGAAGCCGTCGGCTTCCCGGAAACCCTGCAGACGACCGCGGCGCTCGTGCGGCCCGGCGGGCACGTCGCCAACATCGGCGTGCACGGCGCGGGCGTCGAGCTCCCGATGCAGGACCTGTGGATCCGCAACATCACCATCACCATGGGGCTCGTGGACACCGTCTCGATCCCGACGCTGCTGAAGATGGTGGCGAGCGGGCGCATCCCCGCGGAGAAGATGGGCACGCACACGTTCACCTTCGGCCAGCTCGACCAGGCCTACGACGTGTTCGGCAACGCCGCCGACCACCAGGCGCTGAAGGTGATCATCCAGCCCGCGTAG
- a CDS encoding alpha-ketoglutarate-dependent dioxygenase AlkB, translated as MSHALQGSLFGSGSTGVSLTSLDGLRRTELGRGAWIDVLPGWLSGSDELFTQLASDVPWHAERRQMYDRVVAVPRLLCFYREDEPLPHPVLAEARSGLSEHYAAELGEPFRTAGLCYYRDGRDSVAWHGDTIGRGSAEDTMVAIVSVGTARHLALRPRGGGESLRYPLGHGDLIVMGGSCQRTWEHAIPKTGKGVGPRISIQFRPRGVR; from the coding sequence ATGAGTCACGCACTGCAGGGATCACTCTTCGGCTCCGGGTCGACGGGGGTTTCGCTGACCTCCCTCGACGGCCTCAGGCGCACGGAGCTGGGCCGCGGAGCGTGGATCGACGTGCTGCCGGGCTGGCTGTCGGGCTCCGACGAGCTGTTCACGCAGCTCGCTTCGGACGTGCCGTGGCACGCCGAGCGGCGGCAGATGTACGACCGGGTGGTCGCCGTGCCCCGGCTGCTGTGCTTCTACCGCGAGGACGAGCCGTTGCCACACCCGGTGCTCGCCGAAGCGCGCTCGGGGCTGTCCGAGCACTACGCCGCCGAGCTCGGCGAACCCTTCCGCACCGCAGGCCTCTGCTACTACCGCGACGGGCGCGACAGCGTCGCCTGGCACGGCGACACCATCGGCCGCGGCAGCGCCGAGGACACCATGGTCGCGATCGTCTCGGTGGGCACCGCGCGCCACCTCGCACTCCGCCCCCGCGGCGGCGGCGAGTCCCTCCGCTACCCGCTGGGCCACGGCGACCTGATCGTCATGGGCGGCTCGTGCCAGCGCACGTGGGAACACGCCATTCCCAAGACCGGTAAGGGGGTGGGGCCGAGGATCAGCATCCAGTTCCGGCCGCGAGGAGTCCGGTGA
- a CDS encoding cytochrome P450: MGSLRSRVLAWAGRRYIARQQKKGFDLEKMAFLPDSALEPLRRVGLDPVPSLGERQAEEPISKLDLPFGMNAWLVTGYEEAKAVLGKVTEFSNDFTNLVGNAGVTEDQNPGGLGFADPPVHSRLRKLLTPEFTMRRLSRLTPRIDEIVSEQLDAMAAAEGPVDLWESFALPIPSLTICELLGVSYEDRADFQRLSTARFDLFGGAGASLGAISESLTYLLEIVKKQREQPGDGLLGMLIKEHGDEIDDRELAGLADGVLTGGLETTASMLALGAIVLLRDHAAFEAVRGDEDSVHRFVEELLRYLTVVQMAFPRFAKEDMEVAGVSIAKGDIVLVSLSVADRDPVLGAGMDHFDPTREPTSHLAFGYGIHRCIGAELARMELRTAYPALVKRFPDLRLAVAPDELEFRKVSIVYGLDSLPVLVR; the protein is encoded by the coding sequence ATGGGGAGTCTCCGCTCGCGTGTCCTCGCCTGGGCAGGCCGCCGGTACATCGCCCGGCAGCAGAAAAAGGGCTTCGACCTCGAAAAAATGGCGTTTCTGCCCGATTCCGCGCTGGAGCCGCTGCGGCGTGTGGGGCTGGACCCGGTGCCGTCGCTGGGCGAGCGCCAGGCCGAGGAGCCCATCAGTAAGCTCGACCTGCCGTTCGGCATGAACGCCTGGCTCGTGACCGGGTACGAGGAGGCCAAGGCCGTCCTGGGCAAGGTGACCGAGTTCAGCAACGACTTCACCAACCTCGTCGGCAATGCCGGCGTAACTGAGGACCAGAACCCGGGCGGGCTGGGCTTCGCCGATCCCCCCGTGCACTCGCGGCTGCGCAAACTGCTCACGCCGGAGTTCACGATGCGCCGGCTTTCCCGGCTGACGCCGCGGATCGACGAGATCGTGTCCGAGCAACTCGACGCGATGGCCGCCGCCGAGGGGCCGGTGGACCTGTGGGAGTCGTTCGCGCTGCCGATCCCGTCGCTCACGATCTGCGAGCTGCTCGGTGTGTCCTATGAGGACCGCGCCGACTTCCAGCGCCTGAGCACCGCGCGTTTCGACCTGTTCGGCGGCGCGGGCGCGTCGCTGGGCGCGATCTCGGAATCGCTGACCTACCTGCTCGAGATCGTCAAGAAGCAACGCGAACAACCGGGCGACGGCCTGCTCGGCATGCTCATCAAGGAACACGGCGACGAGATCGACGACCGCGAGCTCGCCGGCCTCGCCGACGGTGTGCTCACGGGCGGACTCGAGACCACGGCCAGCATGCTCGCTCTCGGCGCCATCGTCCTGCTGCGCGACCACGCCGCCTTCGAAGCTGTCCGCGGCGACGAGGACTCCGTGCACCGGTTCGTGGAGGAGCTGCTGCGCTACCTCACGGTGGTGCAGATGGCGTTCCCGCGCTTCGCCAAGGAGGACATGGAGGTCGCCGGCGTCTCCATCGCCAAGGGCGACATCGTGCTGGTGTCCCTCTCGGTCGCCGACCGCGACCCCGTCCTGGGCGCCGGCATGGACCACTTCGACCCCACCCGTGAGCCCACGTCGCACCTCGCGTTCGGCTACGGCATCCACCGCTGCATCGGCGCCGAACTCGCCCGCATGGAACTCCGCACCGCCTACCCGGCCCTTGTCAAGCGCTTCCCGGACCTGCGTCTGGCGGTGGCGCCGGACGAGCTGGAGTTCCGCAAGGTGTCGATCGTCTACGGGCTGGATTCACTGCCGGTCCTGGTGCGCTGA
- a CDS encoding glycoside hydrolase family 25 protein has translation MALGIDIYRRFQTVTSWPRVKQAGVTFVYVKLTDGGGTPAGGTGDNEVNGARSVGIPVGGYHFVQANPGAEAQADILLGEVTRLGATGCVPMLDLEDNPAGSAMPNIPDSQKAAFGKAFCRRLDARGFRPGVYMNNALATLLRPDNWGIPGLVIWIARYGARPAAAAGRYDIHQYSSSGSIPGITAAGVDLDESYTGAHLGAFKIPGDEEDEDMSSDRGEATEPGEWGKLHIPVNGGRYLRLASSYDQPITLDGISLVGDTPGLAGRDVVTVQAGGKVDADRPGPWDLAGASADYANKSHVVVRYQCAGAIKGWVNNRA, from the coding sequence ATGGCGCTCGGCATCGACATCTACCGCAGGTTCCAGACCGTCACCAGCTGGCCCAGGGTCAAACAGGCCGGCGTCACGTTCGTCTACGTCAAGCTGACCGACGGTGGGGGCACGCCCGCCGGCGGCACCGGGGACAACGAGGTGAACGGCGCTCGATCGGTCGGCATCCCCGTCGGCGGTTACCACTTCGTCCAGGCCAATCCCGGCGCGGAAGCGCAGGCCGACATCCTGCTCGGCGAGGTGACCCGGCTCGGCGCCACCGGCTGCGTCCCGATGCTGGACCTGGAGGACAACCCGGCCGGTTCGGCGATGCCGAACATCCCCGACAGTCAGAAAGCCGCGTTCGGCAAGGCGTTCTGCCGGCGGCTCGACGCTCGTGGGTTCCGGCCCGGCGTGTACATGAACAACGCGCTCGCGACCCTGCTGCGCCCGGACAACTGGGGCATCCCGGGGCTCGTGATCTGGATCGCCCGCTACGGCGCGCGGCCCGCAGCGGCGGCCGGCCGCTACGACATCCACCAGTACAGCTCGTCAGGCTCGATCCCCGGTATCACCGCCGCCGGGGTGGACCTCGACGAGTCCTACACCGGCGCGCACCTCGGCGCGTTCAAAATACCGGGAGACGAGGAGGACGAAGACATGAGCAGTGACCGCGGAGAAGCGACCGAACCCGGCGAGTGGGGCAAGCTGCACATCCCGGTGAACGGGGGCCGGTACCTCAGGCTGGCGTCGAGCTACGACCAGCCGATCACCCTCGACGGCATCTCGCTCGTGGGGGACACCCCGGGACTCGCGGGCCGCGACGTGGTGACCGTCCAGGCCGGCGGGAAGGTCGACGCGGACCGGCCGGGGCCGTGGGATCTGGCCGGGGCCAGCGCGGACTACGCGAACAAGTCCCACGTGGTCGTCCGCTACCAGTGCGCCGGTGCGATCAAGGGCTGGGTGAACAACCGCGCGTGA
- a CDS encoding AAA family ATPase, with translation MRGIRQRREPGYWPWVQVVRALRRAAEPHEWAAADSGTLSALLGESPEPGDVFRLHDAVTSALVTLAHDRPVVVVLDDLHWADPSSLRLLDFAARHTWFEQLLLIGTYRDVEVDASDHPLHPLVLPLVAKATTVTLTGLAPAEVAELMVRTAGTDPGVELAADVHRRTGGNPFFVEQTARLWRSSSPVSAVAPGVADALRRRLSLLPSTAARSSVFSAASSTSASRTVVTLAPPRRPGGPSTRGTPRRGSVAPVRTCPR, from the coding sequence GTGCGGGGAATCCGGCAGCGGCGCGAGCCCGGCTACTGGCCGTGGGTGCAGGTCGTGCGGGCGCTGCGCCGGGCCGCCGAGCCGCACGAGTGGGCCGCCGCCGATTCCGGGACGCTGTCGGCTCTGCTGGGCGAGTCCCCCGAGCCCGGTGACGTCTTCCGGCTGCACGACGCCGTCACAAGCGCCCTCGTCACGCTGGCGCACGACCGGCCCGTGGTGGTCGTGCTCGACGACCTGCACTGGGCCGACCCGTCGTCGCTGCGGCTGCTGGACTTCGCGGCCCGTCACACGTGGTTCGAGCAGCTGCTGCTCATCGGGACCTACCGCGACGTCGAGGTCGATGCTTCGGACCACCCGCTGCACCCGCTGGTGCTGCCGCTGGTCGCGAAGGCCACCACCGTCACGCTCACCGGCCTGGCACCGGCGGAGGTCGCCGAACTCATGGTCCGCACCGCGGGTACGGATCCCGGCGTGGAGCTGGCCGCGGACGTCCACCGGCGCACCGGAGGCAACCCCTTCTTCGTCGAACAGACCGCGCGGCTGTGGCGCAGCAGCAGTCCGGTGTCGGCCGTGGCGCCGGGCGTCGCCGACGCGTTGCGGCGCCGCCTTTCGCTGCTCCCCAGCACGGCGGCCAGGTCCTCCGTCTTCAGCGCCGCGAGCTCGACGTCCGCTTCCCGAACCGTGGTCACGCTGGCACCCCCTCGCCGGCCGGGTGGTCCGTCAACGCGAGGAACACCTCGTCGAGGCTCGGTTGCCCCAGTGAGAACGTGTCCACGGTGA